A region of Pyxidicoccus parkwaysis DNA encodes the following proteins:
- the mxcG gene encoding myxochelin non-ribosomal peptide synthetase MxcG — translation MRDSQPTGWPLSAAQNGIWVGQQFDLKSPVYNAAECIEIRGVVDVAHFESALRQAVSEAEALHSRFLSGATGPVQLVEPRTDWPLHFEDVSGTPDPWAAAHAWMQEDLTRTVDLGQGPLFVEALFKAAPDRFFWYQRVHHIAMDGFGFSLIARRVADLYTARVTGRAATGGFGPLRPVLDEDAAYQSGPQVQADRAFWVERYEKGPMPVSIAAPAPMSSRFVRQMQHLSTSEVERLQATARQAGLVWPDLVLATTAVWLHRFTDAREVVLGLPVMTRLGSAALRVPCMAMNIVPLKVAVRPEVGLISLARDVAAELRAMRPHLRYRYEQLRRDLRRVGGQRRLFGPVVNLMPFDYALRFAGMPAIAHNLSAGPVEDLSIGMYARSDGSGMRVDFDANPACYRPQELRAHQRSFLQLLESLTAEPERPVGAMTATRASTAPDADAKPVASVLDGGPLPGLARSVVELFTEHALAQPDAVAVEHGPYRMTYGELLQAALGVADRLISEGVWPDTPVAVMLPRGLDAVVAAWGVLLSGAGYLPMDPVGPASRTEAILTDAAPDLVITSRHDLAPGTGPLAPGHLVVKRRAGVAAPDAQIVKPRLAYVIYTSGSTGQPNGVQIDRAALAHFVAGATHRYGVRSDDRVLQFAPLHFDASIEELFLTLCNGARLVLRTDEMLQSVPRLLEACAEHGITVLDLPTAFWHELAYSVSTGSARLPPSLRTVIIGGEAALPERVARWRATVGPSVQLLNTYGPTEATVVATVATLSGADEVASSSEEVPIGQPLPGVRAVLLDAQERPAASGEEGELYLLGGGLARGYLGRGQLTASRFLTLDALPDKPRAYRTGDRVRLREDGNLVFVGRVDDELKISGHRIDPAEVESVLLRHPRVREAAVVGQSLDGGARRLCAFLVTEPPPPSTSELRQHVQSALPAPMVPGAFVRLERLPRTSTGKIDRAELRRMSTTEEPLSLSADASGLEQMVLRIWSQVLGVSGVSARDDFFDLGGQSLQSIQVANRLSVELGREVPVATVFRHPTAAALARALEQGTDAASEAGGLTAAMISDAELPEDVVPMLTPVRASTARLRQVVLTGATGFVGAHLLSQLLRQTEARVVCLVRARDEAQAMQRLRESLTSQRLSTAGLTERVLALPSDLTQPWLGLGEARFHGLASECDAIFHNAAVVSVVREYGSLQAVNVRGTRELLRMAAAVQPKPFHYVSTLAVAPPANLRPDVPEDFVPAHSGLRDGYQQSKWVAERLVQQAGARGLPVSVYRLGRVVGAPDTGLVNPQDLVWRILLAGIPVGALPQLDVGEVWTPVDYVARALVHLSGVAQAGEVFNLTPTPEVRLGELFGWVRDFGYPVELLPVGAWRARVAERAGNAETGATLAFFDLRSGDSEPTFGLGPIRFQRVLQALAGSGITCPPTDRALLFRYLEFCVEQGLLPRPPSTETALP, via the coding sequence ATGCGCGACTCACAGCCCACAGGCTGGCCCCTGTCCGCGGCCCAGAATGGAATCTGGGTGGGACAGCAGTTCGACCTCAAGAGCCCGGTGTACAACGCCGCCGAGTGCATCGAGATTCGCGGCGTCGTCGACGTCGCGCACTTCGAGTCCGCGCTGCGGCAGGCTGTCAGCGAGGCCGAGGCCCTGCACTCGCGCTTCCTGTCCGGAGCGACGGGGCCCGTGCAGCTCGTCGAGCCTCGCACCGACTGGCCCCTGCACTTCGAGGATGTCAGCGGCACGCCAGACCCGTGGGCGGCGGCGCATGCCTGGATGCAGGAGGACCTGACCCGGACCGTGGACCTGGGCCAGGGGCCGCTCTTCGTGGAGGCGCTGTTCAAGGCCGCGCCGGACCGCTTCTTCTGGTACCAGCGCGTCCATCACATCGCGATGGATGGGTTCGGCTTTTCGCTCATCGCGCGGAGGGTGGCCGACCTCTACACCGCGCGCGTCACCGGGCGTGCCGCGACGGGGGGCTTCGGCCCGCTGCGTCCCGTGCTGGACGAGGACGCCGCCTATCAGTCGGGGCCGCAGGTGCAGGCGGACCGTGCCTTCTGGGTAGAGCGCTACGAGAAGGGCCCCATGCCCGTCAGCATCGCCGCGCCCGCACCCATGTCGTCGCGCTTCGTGCGGCAGATGCAGCACCTCTCCACGAGCGAGGTGGAGCGTCTTCAAGCGACGGCGCGACAGGCGGGCCTGGTCTGGCCGGACCTGGTGCTGGCCACCACCGCCGTGTGGCTGCACCGCTTCACGGACGCGCGGGAGGTGGTGCTGGGCCTGCCGGTGATGACCCGGCTGGGCTCGGCGGCGCTGCGGGTGCCGTGCATGGCGATGAACATCGTGCCGCTGAAGGTCGCGGTGCGTCCGGAGGTGGGGCTCATCTCGCTGGCGCGCGACGTGGCCGCGGAGCTGCGCGCCATGCGTCCGCACCTGCGCTACCGCTACGAGCAGCTTCGCCGCGACTTGCGGCGCGTGGGTGGCCAGCGCCGGCTGTTCGGCCCGGTGGTCAACCTCATGCCCTTCGACTACGCGCTGCGCTTCGCGGGGATGCCAGCTATCGCGCACAACCTCTCCGCGGGCCCGGTGGAAGACCTCTCCATCGGCATGTACGCGCGCTCCGATGGCAGTGGGATGCGCGTGGACTTCGATGCGAACCCCGCGTGCTACCGCCCGCAGGAGCTGCGCGCCCACCAGCGAAGCTTCCTCCAACTCCTGGAGTCGCTGACCGCAGAGCCCGAGCGGCCCGTGGGTGCGATGACGGCGACGCGGGCCAGCACCGCGCCGGATGCGGATGCGAAGCCTGTCGCCTCCGTGCTGGACGGCGGTCCCCTTCCCGGTCTGGCGCGCTCGGTGGTGGAGTTGTTCACGGAGCACGCTCTGGCCCAGCCGGATGCCGTGGCCGTGGAGCACGGTCCCTATCGGATGACCTACGGCGAGCTGCTCCAGGCCGCGCTCGGTGTGGCGGATCGGCTCATCTCCGAAGGTGTGTGGCCGGACACGCCCGTGGCGGTCATGCTGCCTCGTGGCCTGGATGCGGTGGTCGCCGCGTGGGGCGTGCTCCTCTCGGGCGCGGGATATCTGCCCATGGACCCGGTCGGTCCGGCGTCGAGGACCGAGGCCATCCTCACCGACGCGGCGCCCGATCTGGTCATCACCTCTCGTCATGACCTCGCACCGGGGACCGGGCCCCTGGCTCCGGGCCACCTGGTCGTGAAGCGGCGCGCGGGTGTCGCCGCTCCCGATGCACAGATCGTGAAGCCCCGGCTGGCGTACGTCATCTACACGTCCGGCTCCACGGGGCAGCCCAACGGCGTGCAGATCGACCGCGCCGCGCTGGCGCACTTCGTGGCGGGTGCAACGCACCGCTATGGCGTGCGCTCCGACGACCGCGTCCTCCAGTTCGCCCCGCTGCACTTCGACGCCAGCATCGAGGAGCTCTTTCTCACGCTGTGCAACGGCGCGAGGCTGGTGCTGCGCACCGACGAAATGCTCCAGTCGGTGCCGAGGCTGCTCGAAGCCTGCGCCGAGCACGGCATCACCGTGCTCGACCTGCCCACCGCCTTCTGGCACGAGCTGGCCTACAGTGTGTCGACGGGCTCGGCCCGCCTGCCCCCGTCCCTGCGCACCGTCATCATCGGCGGTGAGGCCGCGCTGCCCGAGCGCGTCGCCCGCTGGCGCGCCACCGTGGGCCCTTCGGTGCAGCTCCTCAACACCTATGGCCCCACCGAGGCCACGGTGGTGGCCACCGTCGCCACGCTCAGCGGCGCGGACGAGGTGGCCTCTTCCAGCGAGGAGGTCCCCATCGGGCAGCCCCTTCCGGGTGTGCGCGCGGTGCTCCTCGACGCGCAAGAACGGCCCGCTGCTTCGGGTGAAGAGGGAGAGCTGTACCTGCTCGGAGGCGGTCTGGCCCGGGGCTACCTGGGGCGCGGGCAGCTGACCGCGTCGCGGTTCCTTACGCTCGACGCCCTGCCCGACAAGCCTCGCGCCTACCGCACTGGCGACCGCGTCCGGCTGCGCGAGGACGGCAATCTGGTGTTCGTCGGCCGCGTGGACGACGAGCTCAAGATCAGCGGTCACCGCATCGACCCGGCCGAGGTGGAGAGCGTGCTGCTCCGTCACCCCCGGGTGAGAGAGGCCGCTGTCGTCGGACAGTCGCTCGATGGAGGCGCACGTCGGCTGTGCGCGTTCCTCGTCACCGAGCCGCCTCCGCCTTCCACGTCCGAGCTGCGCCAGCACGTGCAGTCCGCGCTGCCCGCGCCCATGGTGCCCGGCGCCTTCGTCAGGCTCGAGCGCCTTCCGAGAACGAGCACGGGGAAGATCGACCGCGCGGAGCTGCGCCGCATGTCCACCACCGAGGAGCCACTCTCGCTCTCGGCGGATGCTTCCGGACTGGAGCAGATGGTGCTGCGCATCTGGTCTCAGGTCCTCGGCGTGAGCGGCGTGTCCGCGCGAGATGACTTTTTCGACCTGGGTGGCCAGTCGCTCCAGAGCATCCAGGTGGCCAACCGGCTCAGCGTCGAGTTGGGCCGCGAAGTGCCTGTCGCCACCGTGTTCCGCCACCCCACCGCCGCGGCGCTCGCACGGGCCCTGGAGCAAGGCACCGACGCGGCCTCCGAGGCAGGAGGCCTCACCGCCGCGATGATTTCGGATGCCGAGCTTCCAGAAGACGTCGTGCCCATGCTCACCCCTGTCAGGGCCTCAACGGCCCGGCTGAGACAGGTGGTCCTCACCGGGGCCACGGGCTTCGTCGGCGCACACCTGCTCTCGCAACTGCTGCGGCAGACGGAAGCGCGCGTGGTCTGCCTGGTGCGCGCGCGTGACGAGGCGCAGGCGATGCAGCGGCTTCGCGAGTCGCTCACCTCCCAGCGGCTGTCCACAGCGGGCCTCACGGAGCGAGTGCTCGCGCTGCCGTCCGACCTGACGCAGCCCTGGCTGGGGCTCGGCGAGGCGCGGTTCCACGGCCTGGCCTCCGAGTGCGACGCCATCTTCCACAACGCCGCCGTCGTCAGCGTGGTGCGCGAGTACGGCAGCCTCCAGGCCGTCAACGTGCGCGGCACGCGCGAGCTGCTGCGGATGGCCGCCGCCGTCCAACCCAAGCCCTTCCACTACGTGTCCACGCTCGCGGTGGCGCCTCCCGCGAACCTCCGTCCCGACGTGCCCGAGGACTTCGTGCCCGCCCACTCCGGCCTGCGTGACGGCTACCAGCAGAGCAAGTGGGTGGCGGAGCGGCTCGTCCAACAGGCGGGAGCGCGCGGCCTGCCCGTGTCCGTCTACCGCCTGGGCCGCGTCGTAGGTGCGCCGGACACTGGCCTCGTGAATCCGCAGGACCTGGTGTGGCGCATCCTCCTGGCCGGCATCCCCGTGGGTGCGCTGCCCCAGCTCGACGTGGGCGAGGTGTGGACACCGGTGGACTACGTAGCGCGCGCGCTCGTCCACTTGTCGGGCGTGGCGCAGGCCGGCGAGGTCTTCAACCTCACGCCCACGCCGGAAGTGCGGCTCGGCGAGCTGTTCGGCTGGGTCCGCGACTTCGGCTACCCCGTGGAGCTGCTCCCCGTCGGTGCCTGGCGCGCGCGCGTCGCGGAGCGGGCGGGAAACGCGGAGACCGGCGCCACGCTGGCGTTCTTCGACCTGCGCTCCGGAGATAGCGAGCCCACCTTCGGCCTCGGTCCCATCCGCTTCCAGCGCGTGCTCCAGGCACTGGCCGGCAGCGGCATCACCTGTCCGCCGACGGACCGCGCGCTGCTGTTCCGCTACCTCGAATTCTGCGTCGAGCAGGGACTCCTGCCTCGGCCGCCCTCCACCGAAACGGCCCTCCCGTGA
- a CDS encoding class II 3-deoxy-7-phosphoheptulonate synthase: MMNRDWTPRTWRNKTVTCMPDDYPDLHALARVEEQLSHLPPLVFASDTRRLSAHLARVAEGKAFLLQGGDCAESFKEFTTDNIRDTFRLILQMAVVLTFAGGRPVVKVGRIAGQFAKPRSSPMETRDGVTLPSYRGDIINGMDFDARERMPDPRRLLMAYHQSSATLNLVRAFAQGGYTDLCNLHRWTLDFIASSPQGDRYKGLADKIFESLCFMSALSPHPEPHPHGSGPVDFFTSHEALLLNYEEALTRAEPASGEWFDTSAHMLWIGERTRQLDGGHVEFMRGIQNPIGLKCGPTMEPEDLLRLMDVLDPKGVPGRLTLIGRFGADKVAERLPRLMAATRRDGRPVIWSIDPMHGNTHKASNGYKTRSFDRILSEVHAFLEVAAAEGVHPGGMHLEMTGQHVTECLGGSLPVTEDDLSSRYHTHCDPRLNGTQALQLAFTVAESLQAPRSHRARAA, translated from the coding sequence GTGATGAACCGCGACTGGACACCTCGCACCTGGCGGAACAAGACCGTCACGTGCATGCCGGACGACTATCCGGACCTTCACGCGCTCGCGCGCGTCGAGGAGCAGCTCTCGCACCTGCCGCCGCTCGTCTTCGCGTCCGACACGCGCCGCCTCTCCGCCCATCTCGCCCGCGTCGCCGAGGGCAAGGCCTTCCTGCTCCAGGGCGGCGACTGCGCGGAGAGCTTCAAGGAGTTCACCACCGACAACATCCGCGACACCTTCCGGCTCATCCTGCAGATGGCAGTGGTGCTCACCTTCGCGGGCGGCCGGCCGGTGGTGAAGGTGGGCCGCATCGCCGGGCAGTTCGCCAAGCCGCGCTCCAGCCCCATGGAGACGCGGGACGGCGTCACGCTGCCCAGCTACCGCGGCGACATCATCAACGGCATGGACTTCGACGCGCGTGAGCGGATGCCCGACCCGCGTCGCCTGCTGATGGCGTACCACCAGTCCTCCGCCACGCTGAACCTCGTGCGCGCCTTCGCCCAGGGTGGCTACACGGACCTGTGCAACCTGCACCGCTGGACGCTCGACTTCATCGCGAGCAGCCCGCAGGGCGACCGCTACAAGGGGCTCGCGGACAAGATCTTCGAGTCCCTGTGCTTCATGAGCGCCCTCTCCCCGCACCCGGAGCCGCACCCGCACGGCAGCGGACCGGTGGACTTCTTCACCAGCCACGAGGCCCTGCTCCTCAACTACGAGGAGGCGCTGACTCGCGCCGAACCTGCTTCCGGCGAGTGGTTCGACACGTCCGCGCACATGCTCTGGATTGGCGAGCGCACGCGCCAGCTCGACGGTGGCCACGTGGAGTTCATGCGCGGCATCCAGAATCCCATCGGCCTCAAGTGCGGTCCGACGATGGAGCCCGAGGACCTGCTGCGGCTGATGGACGTGCTCGACCCGAAGGGAGTGCCCGGACGCCTCACGCTCATCGGCCGCTTCGGCGCGGACAAGGTCGCCGAGCGCCTGCCCCGGCTGATGGCCGCCACCCGCCGCGACGGCCGCCCCGTCATCTGGTCCATCGACCCGATGCACGGCAACACGCACAAGGCGAGCAACGGCTACAAGACGCGCTCGTTCGACCGCATCCTCTCGGAGGTGCATGCGTTCCTCGAGGTCGCCGCCGCCGAGGGCGTGCACCCCGGAGGCATGCACCTGGAGATGACGGGGCAACACGTCACCGAGTGCCTCGGTGGCTCGCTGCCGGTGACGGAGGACGACCTCTCCAGCCGCTACCACACCCACTGCGACCCGAGGCTCAACGGCACCCAGGCCCTGCAGCTGGCCTTCACCGTCGCTGAGTCCCTCCAGGCCCCCCGCTCCCACCGCGCACGCGCGGCTTGA
- the mxcH gene encoding TonB-dependent siderophore myxochelin receptor MxcH, with translation MTWPRLARTVVLSGLLVASPVLAGMPQDGAPVVAAPTLEAPKLVEFVEATYPAQAEHERLEATVVLRLTLDERGAVTATEVMQSAGHGFDEAARDAVLRFRFEPAKRNGVPVPSRIAYSYEFRLRPPETPATEPMQAAETERGATSSSQAVEPGSATGATEQTASTQGAADGEPIEVTVEGESEVERMRNSAEAVRVIEMQQVQREAADLGQVLARTEGIGVRRVGGLGSRARFSLAGFTDEQIRFFIDGVPLELAGYGPEFANVPVNLVQRMEVYQGVVPARFGADALGGAVQFITTEKLGGTKAAASYEFGSFNTHRLTLSGSHLNEASGLYARASAFFDSTPNNYRVDVEVPDEQGRLVSQTLPRFHDAYRAGGGSVEAGFTGLPWAHRLLLRAFASTTAKELQHGATMDTPYGDVDSASASAGATLRYEKTHDSGLTTDAVGGYVFRRSTFTDVGTCAYDWTGRCVQQLPQPGEIESRAVERNVRQHTGFARINLGWSPSIAHAFRLAIAPTWVGRSGEDEALRERGEIDPLTGDRSIFSLVAGLEYQRDALDGRLENIAFLKDYLQRSRADLLLPSNVFEPADQDIHHLGVGDSLRFRITDVLLAKAAYEWATRLPRPDELFGDGILYGENLRLRPERSHNLNVELAASLPSMPSGTFRGNVLGFARLVDDFIQPIGHLGYYTYQNVIEARSLGVTGALGWTSPGEWLSLDGNATFQDFRNTSTEGPFAEFEGQRLPNRPNLLANGSARFQWAKVLSPRDELSLSWHTRYIHSFFRAWERLGQGSQKQTVPAQLLHSLALTYATRISRVAVSWTVDVQNLTDADAYDFLGVQRPGRAVAAKVVAEL, from the coding sequence GTGACGTGGCCAAGGCTCGCGCGCACCGTGGTGCTGAGCGGACTGCTCGTGGCGAGTCCGGTTCTCGCGGGCATGCCGCAGGACGGTGCCCCGGTGGTGGCCGCGCCCACCCTGGAGGCGCCGAAGCTCGTGGAGTTCGTCGAGGCGACCTACCCCGCGCAGGCGGAGCATGAGCGTCTGGAGGCGACGGTGGTGCTCCGGCTCACGCTCGACGAGCGGGGCGCCGTCACCGCGACGGAGGTGATGCAATCCGCCGGACACGGCTTCGACGAGGCGGCCCGGGACGCGGTGCTCCGCTTCCGCTTCGAGCCCGCGAAGCGCAACGGCGTGCCCGTGCCTTCACGCATCGCGTACAGCTACGAGTTCCGGCTGCGCCCTCCTGAGACGCCTGCGACTGAGCCCATGCAGGCAGCGGAGACCGAACGGGGAGCCACGTCCTCCTCGCAGGCGGTCGAGCCCGGCTCTGCAACCGGTGCCACCGAGCAAACAGCGTCCACCCAGGGCGCAGCGGACGGCGAGCCCATCGAAGTCACCGTCGAAGGCGAGTCCGAAGTCGAGCGCATGCGCAACTCCGCCGAGGCGGTGCGCGTCATCGAGATGCAGCAGGTCCAGCGAGAGGCCGCCGACCTGGGACAGGTCCTCGCTCGCACGGAAGGCATCGGCGTGCGTCGCGTGGGCGGGCTCGGCAGCCGTGCGCGCTTCTCGCTCGCGGGCTTCACCGACGAGCAGATCCGCTTCTTCATCGACGGAGTCCCGCTGGAGCTCGCGGGCTACGGGCCCGAGTTCGCCAACGTCCCCGTGAACCTGGTGCAGCGCATGGAGGTCTACCAGGGCGTCGTCCCCGCGCGCTTCGGTGCGGACGCGCTCGGTGGCGCCGTCCAGTTCATCACCACCGAGAAGCTCGGCGGCACCAAGGCGGCGGCGTCCTATGAGTTCGGCTCCTTCAACACCCACCGCCTCACGCTCAGCGGCTCGCACCTGAACGAGGCGAGCGGCCTGTACGCCCGCGCCAGCGCCTTCTTCGACTCCACGCCCAACAACTACCGCGTCGACGTCGAGGTCCCCGACGAGCAGGGCCGGCTCGTGTCGCAGACCCTCCCCCGCTTCCACGACGCTTACCGCGCCGGAGGAGGCTCCGTGGAGGCCGGCTTCACCGGTCTCCCGTGGGCCCACCGTCTGCTGCTGCGCGCCTTCGCCAGCACCACGGCCAAGGAGCTTCAGCACGGCGCCACCATGGACACGCCGTACGGCGACGTGGACTCCGCCAGCGCCTCCGCGGGCGCCACCCTCCGCTACGAGAAGACCCACGACTCGGGCCTCACCACCGACGCGGTGGGCGGCTACGTCTTCCGTCGCAGCACCTTCACGGACGTGGGCACCTGCGCGTACGACTGGACCGGTCGCTGCGTGCAGCAGCTCCCCCAGCCCGGCGAAATCGAGTCGCGCGCTGTCGAGCGCAACGTGCGTCAGCACACCGGCTTCGCGCGCATCAACCTCGGCTGGTCGCCGTCCATCGCCCATGCGTTCCGCCTCGCCATCGCCCCCACTTGGGTGGGCCGCTCCGGCGAGGACGAGGCCCTGCGCGAGCGCGGGGAAATCGACCCGCTCACCGGGGACCGGAGCATCTTCTCGCTCGTCGCCGGGCTCGAGTACCAGCGCGACGCGCTCGACGGCCGTCTGGAGAACATCGCGTTCCTCAAGGACTACCTCCAGCGCTCCCGCGCGGATCTGCTGCTGCCCAGCAACGTCTTCGAGCCCGCGGACCAGGACATCCACCACCTCGGCGTGGGCGACAGCCTCCGGTTCCGCATCACCGACGTGCTCCTCGCGAAGGCCGCCTACGAGTGGGCCACGCGCCTGCCCCGCCCCGATGAGCTCTTCGGCGACGGCATCCTCTACGGCGAGAACCTCCGCCTGCGTCCCGAGCGCAGCCACAACCTCAACGTGGAGCTGGCGGCCTCGCTCCCCTCGATGCCGTCCGGCACGTTCCGCGGCAACGTGCTCGGCTTCGCACGACTGGTGGATGACTTCATCCAGCCCATCGGCCACCTGGGCTACTACACGTACCAGAACGTCATCGAGGCCCGCAGCCTGGGCGTCACCGGCGCCTTGGGATGGACCTCGCCCGGCGAGTGGCTCTCGCTCGACGGCAACGCCACCTTCCAGGACTTCCGCAACACCTCCACCGAGGGCCCCTTCGCGGAGTTCGAAGGCCAGCGCCTCCCCAACCGTCCGAACCTGCTCGCCAACGGCAGCGCACGCTTCCAGTGGGCGAAGGTGCTCAGTCCGCGCGACGAGCTCTCGCTGAGCTGGCACACGCGCTACATCCACTCCTTCTTCCGCGCGTGGGAGCGCCTGGGCCAGGGCAGCCAGAAGCAGACGGTGCCCGCCCAGCTCCTGCACTCGCTCGCGCTCACCTACGCCACCCGCATCTCACGCGTCGCGGTGAGCTGGACGGTGGACGTGCAGAACCTCACCGACGCCGACGCCTACGACTTCCTCGGCGTGCAGCGCCCCGGCCGCGCCGTCGCCGCCAAGGTGGTTGCAGAGCTCTGA
- a CDS encoding PepSY domain-containing protein, with protein sequence MKLIRRTHMYLGLLLFPWLLVFGISGVLFNHPNVGEDVAERALSSEQLRTLTGFEPVEPAAVARAVIAKLNAEADGSGYQLDDGFESRYSGFTVLTAPGEGVNHILILDLKDGTGSLATRGTSSPQQSVVAPFAGATVPLPEHSMAAVEAKMAGLLPKLNVEAKTPPRSSPRGVPELRFRMMDAQQRLWNVTYHLGTGKVDGRIADAPRVFSVNELLTKLHVLHHYPLDFGFVWLWALFADLTGLMIVFWAVSGLVMWWQMKPTRVLGVVSISLALGVGLVFIGGTLADLQFGNVQKRSGPGDSQQPPAMKKPTPPAATTTAREEPDHH encoded by the coding sequence ATGAAGCTCATCCGACGGACGCACATGTACCTGGGGCTGCTGCTGTTCCCCTGGCTGCTGGTGTTCGGAATCAGTGGCGTGCTGTTCAACCACCCGAACGTGGGCGAGGACGTGGCCGAGCGCGCGCTCTCCAGCGAGCAGCTCCGCACCCTCACCGGCTTCGAGCCCGTGGAGCCCGCGGCGGTGGCTCGCGCCGTCATCGCGAAGCTGAACGCGGAGGCGGATGGCTCCGGTTACCAGCTCGATGATGGCTTCGAGAGTCGCTACTCCGGCTTCACCGTGCTGACCGCGCCCGGCGAGGGCGTGAATCACATCCTCATCCTGGACCTGAAGGACGGCACGGGCTCGCTCGCGACGCGCGGCACGAGCTCACCGCAGCAGTCCGTCGTGGCGCCCTTCGCCGGAGCCACCGTGCCGCTGCCGGAGCACTCGATGGCGGCTGTCGAAGCGAAGATGGCTGGACTGCTGCCGAAGCTGAACGTCGAGGCGAAGACGCCTCCCCGCTCCAGCCCTCGCGGCGTGCCGGAGCTCCGCTTCCGGATGATGGACGCGCAGCAGCGGCTGTGGAACGTGACGTACCACCTGGGCACCGGCAAGGTGGACGGGCGCATCGCCGACGCGCCGCGCGTGTTCAGCGTCAACGAGCTGCTGACGAAGCTGCACGTGCTGCACCACTACCCGCTGGACTTCGGCTTCGTCTGGCTGTGGGCGCTCTTCGCGGACCTCACTGGACTGATGATTGTGTTCTGGGCCGTGTCGGGCCTGGTGATGTGGTGGCAGATGAAGCCCACCCGCGTGCTGGGCGTGGTGTCCATCAGCCTCGCGCTCGGCGTGGGACTGGTCTTCATCGGTGGGACGCTGGCGGACCTCCAGTTCGGCAACGTGCAGAAGCGCAGTGGCCCCGGCGATTCGCAGCAGCCTCCGGCGATGAAGAAACCCACTCCGCCGGCCGCCACGACGACCGCTCGCGAAGAGCCGGACCACCACTGA
- the mxcK gene encoding myxochelin export MFS transporter MxcK — MSASVPPRQERQLLWLLAAVQFTHLMDFMLVMPLGPELMRVFSMSTARFGTMVSAYTLASAAMGVSGLFWLDRFDRKRALLTLYGVFIVATLACGAAPGPTALLVARMLAGACAGLMGAVVMAIIGDLVPPERRGRAIGTVMSSLGLSAVAGVPLGLGIASQLGWRGPFFVIGALAAVVWLCLLWRMPPVRQHLTAPSAGARRNPLAPLAAPGLALGWLLTFSVVFSSFLLIPYLGAYMVGNLGLRLEDLSWVYLGGGVATLLTARLVGQFADRYGPARVLVALLVGTVVPHLVFTHLSPSVFPVVMAVFMVFMATTSSRAIPTIALVTSRVPPHLRGRYLAVNMAASDAASGLSAWASGLWIATAPHGALVGFGQVGWMAVGVTALALCILWTLGRTVHPVAPNDASFPVHAPQSSPH; from the coding sequence GTGAGTGCATCCGTCCCACCGAGGCAGGAACGCCAGCTCCTCTGGCTGCTGGCCGCCGTGCAGTTCACCCACCTCATGGACTTCATGCTCGTGATGCCCCTGGGGCCGGAGCTGATGCGGGTGTTCTCCATGTCGACCGCGCGCTTCGGGACGATGGTCTCCGCGTACACGCTGGCGTCCGCGGCGATGGGCGTGTCGGGCCTGTTCTGGCTGGACCGCTTCGACCGGAAGCGCGCGCTGCTCACGCTCTACGGTGTCTTCATCGTTGCGACACTGGCTTGCGGCGCCGCACCAGGCCCCACCGCGCTGCTCGTGGCGAGGATGCTCGCGGGCGCCTGCGCGGGACTGATGGGCGCGGTGGTCATGGCCATCATCGGCGACCTGGTACCACCGGAGCGCCGTGGCCGGGCCATCGGGACGGTGATGTCTTCGCTCGGGCTGTCCGCGGTGGCGGGTGTGCCTCTGGGACTGGGCATCGCCAGCCAGCTCGGCTGGCGTGGGCCCTTCTTCGTCATCGGTGCGCTCGCGGCGGTCGTGTGGCTGTGCCTGCTGTGGCGGATGCCTCCGGTGCGCCAGCACCTCACCGCACCGAGCGCGGGCGCGCGGCGCAACCCGCTGGCACCCCTCGCGGCTCCCGGGCTCGCGCTGGGGTGGCTGCTCACGTTCAGCGTGGTGTTCTCCAGCTTCCTGCTGATTCCGTACCTGGGCGCGTACATGGTCGGCAACCTCGGCCTGCGCCTCGAGGACCTGTCCTGGGTGTACCTGGGCGGAGGCGTGGCGACGTTGCTGACCGCGCGCCTCGTGGGCCAATTCGCGGACCGTTACGGTCCCGCGCGGGTCCTCGTCGCGTTGCTCGTCGGGACGGTGGTGCCGCACCTCGTCTTCACGCACCTGTCGCCCTCCGTGTTCCCGGTGGTGATGGCCGTGTTCATGGTGTTCATGGCGACGACGTCCAGCCGGGCCATCCCCACCATCGCCCTCGTGACTTCACGCGTGCCGCCGCATCTGCGCGGGCGCTACCTCGCGGTCAACATGGCGGCGAGCGACGCCGCGTCCGGCCTCTCCGCGTGGGCGAGCGGACTGTGGATTGCGACGGCGCCCCACGGCGCGCTGGTGGGCTTCGGCCAGGTGGGCTGGATGGCGGTGGGCGTGACGGCCCTGGCGTTGTGCATCCTCTGGACGTTGGGACGAACGGTGCACCCTGTCGCCCCGAACGACGCCTCATTCCCTGTTCATGCACCGCAGTCGTCACCCCACTAA